Proteins from a single region of Fundulus heteroclitus isolate FHET01 chromosome 12, MU-UCD_Fhet_4.1, whole genome shotgun sequence:
- the ypel1 gene encoding protein yippee-like 1: MVKMTKSKTFQAYLPSCHRTYSCIHCRAHLANHDELISKSFQGSQGRAYLFNSVVNVGCGPAEERVLLTGLHAVADIYCENCKTTLGWKYEHAFESSQKYKEGKFIIELAHMIKDNGWE, from the exons ATGGTAAAGATGACCAAGTCGAAGACCTTCCAGGCCTACCTGCCGTCCTGCCACCGCACATACAGCTGCATCCACTGCCGAGCACATCTGGCCAACCACGACGAGCTCATCTCAAAG TCATTTCAAGGAAGTCAAGGAAGAGCCTATCTGTTTAATTCAGT GGTGAATGTGGGCTGCGGGCCGGCTGAGGAGCGGGTTCTCCTCACGGGTTTACACGCTGTGGCTGATATCTACTGTGAAAACTGTAAAACCACCCTGGGCTGGAAATAC GAACATGCGTTTGAGAGCAGTCAAAAGTACAAAGAGGGAAAGTTCATCATCGAGCTGGCTCACATGATCAAGGACAACGGATGGGAGTGA